CTGCCATAAATGCAGATCGGGCATTAGAGCTTTTAAAAACGAGCCCCGGAGCAAACCTTTATTGGGAAGCCGGAGCTCTTAACACGCGGGCAACTATATATGAGTCTTTAGGAGATGTAACCAATGCAGAACTCTATTATCAAAAAGGCGAAACGGCATATAGAAATACTCTGGACGGTAACTATCCGAAAGATTTTTTAGACGGGTTGCAAACCCATTCGCTCTTTGCTGCTAAAAATCAATTTAGAAAAAAAGCAATTGCCCTAGCTGAAGAAATATACAATTACACCCACACGGGCGATTTTAAAAATACCTTACAGGAATTCTATCACATAATCAATTTGGCACAAGTACATTTTTTACTTAAAGATTATGCCGAAGCAAAAAAATACAGTACCGAAGCCCTCGATTTCAACATTATAAAGAAAGGTGAAAAATTAAGCACGGCAGATTCTATTCTCAGTCAGTACCGAAAGCCACAAGCCTTACTAATAAATGCTGCGTCTAAATATTATTTAGAAGAAAATAAAAACCCCGATTTTTTAAAAGAATTGCTAGCACAAGTAGATGAGGGTATCGCTATTTTAAACCAACGAAAAAAAGTGGTGAACAACCAGGAAGACATTATTTTACTACTTGCCGAAAATGAAGAGCTTTTAGACTTTGTTGAAAAAATAAGGCTAGAGTTATACCAGATTACCGAAAATCCGGAATATTTAGATAAACTTATCGCCCTACACGAATCCAGTATTTACAACCGTATCCGGTCGCGATTGGATTTGCGTGAAAATATAACCTTTAAACATATTCCCAATAAAGTTGTGGCACGCGAATACTTACTAAAAAATAATATGGTTTCTGCATTTAACAATTCGGAAGAAACTAATATTGCATCTTTTTTTAAGGCGTCAGAAAACTGGGAACAATTTTTAGATTCGCTAAAGCATCACTTTCCCAAATATTACAAAATGCGCTATGCAACCCTTGAGGAACCCATTACAGATCTGCAACAAAAAATACCCAATAACACAACGGTAATCCGATACATTTTTATTGAAAACGAACTTTATGCTTACGTAGTTTCTTCGGTTTGGAAAAAAATGATACACCTTAATTTTTCTTCGGTTAAAGAGCATATCACAAAACTACAAGATGATGCTTTTTCAGTTGAAAAAATTAGTCCATTATTATTCGACTTATATCAGGCACTATGGCTGCCATTAGAAAGTTATATTAACACCCAAAAGGTAGTGATTGTACCGGACCGTGAACTTTTTAATCTCAGTTTTGAAATTCTTACACCAAAACGCATTGCTACTTTTAAGGAAATGGCGTCCAATAGCTTGTTGGCCAATTACGACATTTCGTATAATTTTAGTTTGTTGCTGTATAAAGACAACAGAAAAGTTGCGGAGTATGCATCAGAGTTTATTGCCTTTGCACCTGGATTTAATGAAGTAATGAAGAAAAACTATAAACATGCCATAAAAGACTCGGTAAATTTAGATAAAGCCTATTTAAAACTTTTGCCACAACCCTTTAGTGAAGATTTAGTAAAACAGTATGCCCAAGAGTTTAACGGGAGTTATTTTATAAATGAAAAAGCAAATAAAGAAAAGTTTATTGCCAATGCAAAAAAACATAAAATTATACATATTGGGACGCACGCAGAAAGCAATAATATAAGCCCAGAATTAAGCCGATTAATTTTTGCAAAAACCCCGGAGAGCGTAGAAAATTACAACGAAAACTCATTGTATTCATTCGAGATATACAACATAGATCTTTCTTCCAATCTCGCTATTTTAACAGCCTGCGAAACCGGCAAACCTACCTATCAAGCCGGTGAGGGGATGATTTCCTTGGCGCATGCTTTTAACTATGCGGGAAGTGAAAGCATTTTAACCAGCCTCTGGGAAATTGATGAAGAGTCCAGTGCTAAAATTGTAAAATTGTTTTACGATAATCTTGCCCAAAAAATGCCCAAAGACGAAGCATTGCGCAAGGCAAAAATACGTTATATTCAAACCGCCGAAGGCCGTACAGCATCGCCTCACTATTGGGCGGGTTTAATACTTATAGGCGATTCGGCTCCTATTATTTTAAAAACTAGTGTAGCTTGGTGGTGGTATGCTTTGGCTGGGATTGTTGGTTTTTTATTACTATTTTTTATCGTGAAGAATAAAAAAGAAACTATGA
This region of Aequorivita marisscotiae genomic DNA includes:
- a CDS encoding CHAT domain-containing protein, encoding MHTLIAQDSLEKARAELSKILTRYRTEKKYDSLYKYIQFVGDFKLSNGNNNLAIQKAEALLAEIKTHATPQYIAEAIAEMTWVYDYAGQTQNAYNILFENLSITKKNNAANNKIEANFEYKMGYYAAKMGNYPLANKHYQTALRILNKIKEPDYVFYNQVYNALGGMMWQEAKLDSSRYYFEEAIKVLAKTDESDIMNRHYRPALIKMNLAVLWNALGKNREAIKISKEAISGFQAYIEQSTDNARKIEAKNQQCVTLDNMAVFYNTLGEHSRAQELIEYSFEQKKKFLEKNDINLIISNIILAEAKIASRDFEGAAINADRALELLKTSPGANLYWEAGALNTRATIYESLGDVTNAELYYQKGETAYRNTLDGNYPKDFLDGLQTHSLFAAKNQFRKKAIALAEEIYNYTHTGDFKNTLQEFYHIINLAQVHFLLKDYAEAKKYSTEALDFNIIKKGEKLSTADSILSQYRKPQALLINAASKYYLEENKNPDFLKELLAQVDEGIAILNQRKKVVNNQEDIILLLAENEELLDFVEKIRLELYQITENPEYLDKLIALHESSIYNRIRSRLDLRENITFKHIPNKVVAREYLLKNNMVSAFNNSEETNIASFFKASENWEQFLDSLKHHFPKYYKMRYATLEEPITDLQQKIPNNTTVIRYIFIENELYAYVVSSVWKKMIHLNFSSVKEHITKLQDDAFSVEKISPLLFDLYQALWLPLESYINTQKVVIVPDRELFNLSFEILTPKRIATFKEMASNSLLANYDISYNFSLLLYKDNRKVAEYASEFIAFAPGFNEVMKKNYKHAIKDSVNLDKAYLKLLPQPFSEDLVKQYAQEFNGSYFINEKANKEKFIANAKKHKIIHIGTHAESNNISPELSRLIFAKTPESVENYNENSLYSFEIYNIDLSSNLAILTACETGKPTYQAGEGMISLAHAFNYAGSESILTSLWEIDEESSAKIVKLFYDNLAQKMPKDEALRKAKIRYIQTAEGRTASPHYWAGLILIGDSAPIILKTSVAWWWYALAGIVGFLLLFFIVKNKKETMNTEHQNNEP